A single window of Granulicella sibirica DNA harbors:
- a CDS encoding GreA/GreB family elongation factor yields MPEKIKARLAEEIKQLEYELTTELPAEIKKAVALGDLSENAEYHMAKQRQVFVNARLGQLKKRMGELAMVNLANIPHDKSGFGSSITVFDSSKNEEIRYKLVTSEESDVSKGLISTTSPIGRALLNKEVGDTVTVITPNGKRELEILKLYTIHDLDPDEVAETPEAK; encoded by the coding sequence ATGCCCGAAAAAATCAAAGCCAGGCTCGCGGAAGAGATCAAGCAGCTCGAGTACGAGCTCACCACCGAACTCCCCGCCGAAATCAAAAAAGCCGTCGCCCTCGGTGACCTCAGCGAGAACGCCGAATACCACATGGCCAAACAGCGCCAGGTCTTCGTCAACGCCCGCCTCGGCCAGCTCAAGAAGCGCATGGGCGAGCTCGCCATGGTCAACCTCGCCAACATCCCGCACGACAAGAGCGGCTTCGGCTCAAGCATCACCGTCTTCGACTCAAGCAAGAACGAAGAGATCCGCTACAAGCTCGTCACCAGCGAAGAGTCCGACGTCTCCAAGGGACTCATCTCCACCACCTCGCCCATCGGTCGCGCCCTCCTCAACAAGGAGGTCGGCGACACCGTCACCGTCATCACTCCCAACGGCAAGCGCGAACTCGAGATCCTCAAGCTCTACACCATCCACGACCTCGACCCAGACGAGGTCGCGGAAACCCCCGAAGCCAAATAG
- the mltG gene encoding endolytic transglycosylase MltG, with protein MRIFRFLVLLVVIGAAVLAFWVLAPVGPSTETFVDIPSGTGSDGMAKQLQQAGVIRSQFAFLLMRVVKGGRLKAGEYRFDHPAPMAEVYGRLVKGDVYTRTVVIPEGFNLWDIGAAMAAAGLGTQEQFLEAARKHVELIAAWSPQAVSLEGYLFPDTYRFSRHASEEQMLTVMVKRFRQEAALIGLSNGTLDVGKTVTMASLVEKEVSVDSERAMVAGVFVNRMDKGMPLQTDPSVVYGAMLDGRWRGTIYRSDLQSDSAYNTYKHVGLTPGPICSPGIAALKAAISPAQTENLYFVADAAGHSRFSATLAEHEANVKSYRQAAGGK; from the coding sequence GTGAGGATCTTCCGGTTTCTTGTGCTTCTGGTGGTGATCGGCGCGGCGGTGCTGGCATTCTGGGTGCTGGCACCGGTGGGGCCTTCGACCGAAACCTTTGTCGATATCCCGAGCGGGACGGGAAGCGACGGGATGGCGAAGCAACTGCAACAGGCAGGGGTGATCCGTAGCCAGTTTGCGTTTCTGCTGATGCGGGTGGTGAAGGGTGGGCGGCTGAAGGCGGGGGAGTACCGGTTCGATCATCCGGCGCCGATGGCCGAGGTCTACGGGCGGCTGGTGAAGGGCGATGTGTATACGCGGACCGTGGTAATTCCTGAAGGGTTCAATCTGTGGGATATCGGCGCGGCGATGGCGGCGGCGGGGCTTGGAACGCAGGAGCAGTTCCTGGAGGCGGCGCGGAAGCATGTGGAGCTGATTGCGGCGTGGAGTCCGCAGGCGGTCTCGCTTGAAGGATATTTGTTTCCGGATACCTACCGGTTCTCGCGGCACGCGAGCGAGGAGCAGATGCTGACGGTGATGGTGAAGCGGTTTCGTCAGGAGGCGGCGCTGATTGGGTTGTCGAACGGGACTCTCGATGTGGGGAAGACGGTGACGATGGCTTCGCTGGTGGAGAAGGAAGTCAGTGTCGATAGCGAACGGGCGATGGTGGCCGGGGTGTTCGTGAACCGGATGGACAAGGGAATGCCGCTGCAGACGGATCCTTCGGTCGTGTACGGGGCGATGCTGGATGGGCGGTGGCGGGGCACGATCTACCGGTCGGATCTACAGTCGGATTCGGCGTACAACACGTACAAGCACGTTGGGCTGACACCGGGGCCGATCTGCAGCCCGGGGATCGCGGCGTTGAAGGCGGCAATTTCGCCCGCACAGACGGAGAACTTGTATTTCGTGGCGGATGCGGCGGGGCACAGCCGGTTCTCGGCGACGCTCGCGGAGCACGAGGCGAATGTGAAGAGCTATCGACAGGCGGCGGGAGGGAAGTAG
- a CDS encoding DUF4292 domain-containing protein, with translation MKKSLAVGLLGVAPWLTGCISTTRYVKVAPAPSIVRSASVDYLVRQLDKQFDAIQSLNASVLIAVSTGGARTGGEVKDYTSLRGYILVRKPEDLRVILLAPVVGTRVIDMVSDGTKFSLLLPTRNKVMQGTDVVTTPSKNPLENLRPGIFFDALLVRSIGPEEFVTLTESSRMIAPETKHRDAILEPDYDVTVLKTKSGKTLQRLRVVHINRVDLEPYQQDVYDENGRLVTTVQYSNYQKFGDLQFPTEIVINRPIDEYTLKVTVQKLTPNQKMDDDQFELQIPTGVTIETLK, from the coding sequence ATGAAGAAGAGCCTGGCGGTTGGGTTGTTGGGGGTCGCCCCGTGGTTGACGGGGTGTATCAGTACGACCCGGTACGTCAAGGTGGCACCGGCCCCGTCGATCGTGCGTTCGGCCAGTGTCGATTACCTTGTGAGGCAGCTAGACAAGCAGTTCGACGCGATCCAATCGTTGAATGCTTCGGTGCTGATCGCGGTGAGCACGGGTGGCGCGCGAACAGGCGGCGAGGTGAAGGATTACACCTCGCTTCGGGGATACATCCTGGTTCGGAAGCCTGAGGATCTTCGGGTGATCCTTCTGGCTCCGGTAGTCGGAACCCGGGTCATCGACATGGTGAGCGATGGGACCAAGTTCTCGCTGCTTCTACCGACGCGGAACAAGGTGATGCAGGGGACGGATGTGGTGACGACGCCCTCGAAGAATCCACTGGAGAACCTGCGGCCGGGGATTTTCTTTGACGCGCTCCTGGTGCGGAGTATTGGGCCGGAGGAGTTCGTGACCCTGACGGAAAGCTCCCGGATGATTGCGCCGGAGACCAAGCATCGGGACGCGATTCTCGAACCGGACTACGACGTGACGGTGCTCAAGACAAAGAGCGGGAAGACGCTTCAGAGGCTGCGCGTGGTGCATATCAACCGGGTCGACCTGGAGCCGTATCAGCAGGATGTCTACGACGAGAACGGGCGGCTGGTGACGACGGTGCAGTACTCGAACTATCAGAAGTTCGGGGATCTGCAGTTTCCGACGGAGATCGTGATCAACAGGCCGATCGACGAGTACACGCTCAAGGTGACCGTGCAGAAGCTGACGCCGAACCAGAAGATGGATGACGACCAGTTCGAGCTACAGATTCCGACGGGTGTGACGATCGAGACGCTGAAGTAG
- the alr gene encoding alanine racemase — translation MKSIIEVSEQRLRANVQALERALHHADSPIALLAVIKANAYGHGAEICAPMLARAGVPWLGVTDACEGASVRAALPAGSAPEILIMSGPPGDDLSARNAADLALSNRLTPVLWTPEQLIPIAEAAKLSGVAHQIHLEIDTGMSRQGGSPGQALETFLQELNHHHQSIRLDGVFTHFASAECADARQTLAQMSVFEKAIESIAAAGHSPRWLHIGNTSTIDNATEAATPILDRLRRLAASIGARPMARSGLGLYGLSLPLEPDQPGATRIHQDLQPVLTWKTTVTSVHEIPPGARVGYSATFTASRPMRLALLPIGYADGLRRDLSSTEARMGGWVMIQGRRAPIVGRISMNLTTVDVTGIPEVRRGDFVTLIGEGISAEDHARLAHTIPYEILCGLRGTPRALLLPPAPR, via the coding sequence ATGAAAAGCATCATCGAAGTCTCCGAGCAGCGCCTCCGCGCGAACGTACAGGCGCTCGAACGAGCCCTCCACCACGCGGACTCGCCCATCGCTCTCCTCGCCGTCATCAAGGCCAACGCCTACGGCCACGGAGCCGAAATCTGCGCCCCCATGCTTGCCCGCGCCGGGGTCCCATGGCTCGGGGTCACCGACGCCTGCGAAGGAGCATCCGTCCGCGCCGCCCTTCCGGCCGGATCCGCCCCCGAAATCCTGATCATGTCTGGCCCTCCAGGCGACGATCTTTCAGCTAGAAATGCAGCCGATCTGGCTCTGAGCAATAGACTCACTCCAGTCCTCTGGACACCCGAACAGCTCATCCCAATCGCGGAAGCCGCCAAACTCTCCGGCGTCGCCCACCAAATACACCTTGAGATCGACACCGGCATGTCACGCCAGGGTGGCTCTCCCGGTCAGGCCCTCGAAACCTTTCTTCAGGAACTGAACCACCATCACCAGTCAATTCGCCTGGACGGCGTCTTCACCCACTTCGCCTCTGCCGAATGTGCCGATGCGCGCCAGACGCTCGCGCAGATGAGCGTCTTCGAAAAGGCCATTGAGTCGATCGCCGCCGCCGGACACTCCCCCAGGTGGCTGCACATCGGCAATACCTCCACGATCGACAACGCCACCGAAGCCGCCACTCCCATCCTCGACCGCCTGCGCCGGTTGGCCGCTTCGATTGGTGCTCGCCCGATGGCTCGCTCCGGACTCGGCCTCTACGGTCTCTCTCTTCCACTTGAACCCGACCAGCCAGGCGCAACCCGCATCCATCAGGATCTACAGCCTGTCCTCACCTGGAAGACGACAGTCACCTCCGTGCATGAAATTCCACCGGGTGCCCGCGTCGGCTACAGCGCCACCTTCACCGCATCACGCCCGATGCGGCTCGCATTGCTGCCCATCGGCTACGCGGACGGACTCCGCCGCGATCTCTCCAGCACCGAAGCTCGAATGGGCGGATGGGTCATGATCCAAGGCCGGCGAGCCCCAATCGTCGGGCGCATCTCCATGAACCTCACCACCGTCGACGTGACGGGCATCCCCGAAGTCCGGCGTGGCGACTTCGTAACCCTCATCGGCGAAGGAATCTCCGCCGAAGACCACGCCCGTCTCGCCCACACCATTCCCTACGAGATCCTCTGCGGCCTGCGCGGCACTCCCCGCGCCTTGCTCCTACCCCCCGCCCCCCGGTAG
- a CDS encoding LamG-like jellyroll fold domain-containing protein, with the protein MASYLQPIQDMRILRLALLSLGLAMLLAPACYAQGSATAPPKPLLDDLSALDLHQVNAESVSYRGQHAVRLTDAAGDAGDDVSRIAIIKGSSIQDGSIELNLTGDTSPNAPENLRGFVGIAFRVGAGGSHFECFYLRPKNGRSEDQLQRNHSAQYISVPGFPWQGLRSETPGKYESYVDLVPGAWTHMKITFAGTTARLFVNGSDQPTLVVHDLKQPANAGAIAIWIGPGTIAHFAGLKLSH; encoded by the coding sequence ATGGCTTCCTACCTGCAACCCATTCAGGACATGAGAATCCTGCGCCTGGCCCTACTCTCGTTAGGTCTCGCCATGCTCCTTGCTCCCGCGTGCTACGCGCAGGGTTCCGCTACTGCGCCCCCAAAACCGCTCCTCGACGATCTCTCCGCTCTGGACCTCCATCAGGTCAACGCGGAGTCCGTGTCCTATCGTGGCCAACACGCGGTGCGTCTCACGGACGCTGCCGGTGACGCGGGCGACGACGTCAGCCGGATCGCCATCATAAAAGGTTCGTCCATTCAGGATGGATCGATAGAACTCAATCTGACCGGCGATACCTCGCCGAACGCTCCAGAGAATCTACGCGGCTTTGTCGGTATCGCGTTCCGTGTCGGCGCTGGCGGATCCCACTTCGAGTGCTTCTATCTGCGTCCCAAGAACGGACGATCCGAGGATCAGCTCCAGCGCAACCACTCCGCCCAGTACATCTCCGTTCCCGGCTTCCCCTGGCAGGGCCTCCGAAGCGAAACACCCGGAAAGTACGAGTCCTATGTCGATCTCGTCCCAGGAGCCTGGACTCACATGAAAATTACTTTTGCCGGCACCACCGCACGCCTTTTCGTAAACGGCTCTGACCAACCCACACTCGTCGTTCACGATCTCAAACAGCCGGCCAACGCAGGCGCGATCGCTATCTGGATCGGACCGGGAACTATCGCCCACTTCGCCGGTCTGAAGCTCAGCCATTGA
- a CDS encoding Gfo/Idh/MocA family protein — translation MSSPTLRVAVVGAGAFGRNHLRVLRELESTGQPVALVAVVDRDPATAQAAAGKYNIPGFASVAELLAANLDIHAACVAVPTIHHAATAAELLPAGIDLLIEKPLAPSLADADAILSLAAQHDRIVQPGHLERFNPAVAAARPHLNRPMFFESHRLSIFTPRSLDVDVVLDLMIHDLDVVLSFVPSPVREVRAVGLPVLSRKVDIANVRLEFENGCIANFTASRVSTEQVRKLRFFQPRQYLSLDFARKDLLLIDVSAAAAAAAAAATLDPAQFAALAAAAAAKGGHPTAGLSLKKLPVEAGEPLRLEIESFLNAVRTRTQPEVTGEAGRAALALALEINEAIAAHARRTGLPL, via the coding sequence GTGTCCTCCCCTACCCTACGTGTAGCGGTCGTCGGCGCGGGAGCCTTCGGCCGTAACCACCTGCGCGTCCTCCGCGAACTCGAATCCACCGGCCAGCCCGTCGCTCTCGTCGCCGTGGTCGACCGTGACCCCGCGACCGCACAGGCTGCCGCCGGGAAATACAACATCCCCGGCTTCGCCTCCGTCGCGGAGCTTCTGGCCGCAAATCTCGACATCCACGCAGCCTGTGTCGCCGTCCCGACGATCCACCACGCGGCCACTGCGGCCGAGCTCCTCCCCGCCGGCATCGATCTGCTGATCGAGAAGCCGCTCGCGCCGTCTCTCGCCGACGCAGACGCCATCCTCTCGCTCGCCGCGCAGCACGACCGCATCGTCCAGCCCGGACACCTCGAACGCTTCAACCCAGCCGTCGCCGCCGCCCGCCCCCACCTCAACCGGCCGATGTTCTTCGAGAGCCATCGCCTGAGCATCTTCACCCCGCGCTCGCTCGATGTCGACGTCGTCCTCGACCTCATGATCCACGATCTCGACGTTGTCCTCTCGTTCGTCCCGAGCCCAGTCCGCGAGGTCCGCGCCGTCGGCCTCCCCGTGCTTTCTCGCAAGGTCGATATCGCCAACGTACGCCTGGAGTTCGAAAACGGCTGCATCGCCAACTTCACCGCAAGCCGCGTCTCGACCGAGCAGGTCCGCAAGCTGCGCTTCTTCCAGCCCCGCCAGTATCTGTCTCTGGATTTCGCCCGGAAAGATCTTCTCCTGATCGACGTCTCCGCGGCAGCCGCTGCAGCCGCTGCAGCCGCAACCCTCGACCCCGCTCAGTTTGCCGCCCTCGCGGCAGCAGCCGCAGCCAAAGGCGGTCACCCCACCGCGGGTTTGTCGCTCAAGAAACTCCCCGTAGAGGCCGGTGAACCACTCCGCCTCGAAATCGAGTCCTTCCTGAACGCCGTCCGCACCCGCACCCAGCCCGAGGTCACCGGGGAAGCCGGACGCGCCGCCCTGGCGCTCGCCCTCGAAATTAACGAGGCCATCGCCGCCCACGCCCGCCGCACCGGCCTGCCACTCTAG
- a CDS encoding SGNH/GDSL hydrolase family protein: MKMNHRSLIGFAEIAPLGRIVAAGLALSLVLAGCSGSSNSGSSGSTTPAINPAAAANAGNFSRTVFLGDSLTAGYQSSSLLDTQQVHGYAPLVATQAGFGIALPLIAYPGAPNVLQLMSVGPPPVIVTAPGTTTGRDDFGLQPTDLAVPGALVNDVANTVPLLTPKTGQEQINQLVLGYPGFGYGAALSQAQQAIAADPTTIFLWIGNNDALVADLTGMPSSMTSLTNFTSQYQALIQLLTTKTNAHLVIANIPDVTLVPYLQPAALILGEYSAATSLPVATLSALLGIVPGDFVTPAGLAQIPLILGGTQKGVITDAGVLSAAEVVTVKAQVVAFNQVIAQQASAVGATLVDINALFSAIASQGITVGGVTGTAAFLGGIFSLDGIHPTNTGYAVVANKFIDSMNAGISTKIPDVSLAPIAATDPLWPPNLVKN, translated from the coding sequence ATGAAAATGAATCACCGTTCACTTATTGGCTTCGCTGAGATAGCTCCGCTGGGCCGCATCGTCGCCGCTGGGCTGGCGCTGAGCCTGGTGCTGGCGGGATGCTCGGGTTCGAGCAACTCCGGCAGTTCGGGCAGCACGACTCCGGCGATCAACCCGGCGGCTGCGGCGAACGCGGGGAACTTCTCGCGCACGGTGTTTCTTGGGGACTCGCTGACGGCGGGTTATCAGAGCTCATCGCTGCTCGATACGCAGCAGGTGCATGGGTACGCGCCGCTTGTGGCGACGCAGGCGGGATTTGGTATTGCGCTTCCGCTGATTGCGTATCCGGGAGCGCCGAACGTGCTGCAATTGATGAGCGTGGGGCCGCCGCCGGTTATTGTGACGGCTCCGGGGACGACGACCGGACGGGATGACTTCGGTTTGCAGCCTACGGACCTTGCGGTTCCGGGTGCGCTGGTCAACGACGTGGCCAATACCGTGCCGCTGCTGACGCCGAAGACGGGTCAGGAGCAGATCAACCAGCTTGTGCTGGGGTATCCGGGGTTTGGGTACGGGGCGGCGCTTAGCCAGGCACAGCAGGCGATCGCGGCCGATCCGACCACGATCTTTCTGTGGATCGGGAACAATGACGCGCTGGTGGCGGACCTGACGGGTATGCCGAGCAGCATGACCTCGCTCACGAACTTTACGAGCCAGTACCAGGCGCTGATCCAGCTACTGACGACGAAGACGAATGCGCACCTGGTGATCGCGAACATTCCGGACGTGACGCTTGTGCCGTATCTGCAGCCGGCGGCGCTGATCCTTGGGGAGTACTCGGCGGCGACTTCGCTGCCCGTGGCGACGTTGAGCGCATTGCTTGGGATTGTGCCGGGAGATTTTGTCACGCCTGCGGGGCTGGCGCAGATTCCGCTGATTCTCGGAGGAACGCAGAAAGGCGTGATTACCGACGCGGGGGTTTTGTCGGCGGCGGAGGTGGTGACGGTGAAGGCGCAGGTGGTGGCGTTCAATCAGGTGATCGCGCAGCAGGCGTCGGCGGTGGGAGCGACGCTGGTGGATATCAATGCACTGTTCAGTGCGATTGCTTCGCAGGGAATTACTGTCGGCGGAGTGACGGGGACAGCGGCGTTCCTGGGCGGGATCTTTTCGCTGGATGGCATTCATCCGACGAACACGGGCTATGCCGTGGTGGCGAATAAGTTCATCGACAGCATGAATGCCGGGATCAGCACGAAGATTCCGGATGTGAGCCTGGCGCCGATTGCGGCGACCGATCCGCTGTGGCCACCGAATCTGGTGAAGAACTAG
- a CDS encoding BrnT family toxin: protein MRFQFDLRKSARLRANPDRGIGFEEAQTLFNTEYITDRRSDDPEQFRAIGWVDGTLYSVIYEVRQDQQGEFYHLVTLWKATKEERRAYAENIF, encoded by the coding sequence ATGCGCTTCCAATTCGATCTCCGTAAGAGCGCTCGGCTCAGAGCGAATCCGGATCGGGGCATCGGCTTTGAAGAAGCGCAGACGCTCTTCAACACGGAATACATCACGGATCGCCGGTCGGACGACCCCGAGCAATTCCGTGCCATAGGGTGGGTAGACGGCACGCTATATAGCGTCATCTACGAAGTGCGGCAGGATCAACAGGGAGAGTTCTACCACCTTGTGACGCTATGGAAAGCAACAAAGGAAGAAAGGAGAGCCTATGCCGAAAACATCTTCTAA
- a CDS encoding CDP-alcohol phosphatidyltransferase family protein — protein MTWTSAFGKGSGWLLQKIVNALALSRISPNTLTFIGLLINIVAAIFFGYARAQNKDRMFLYAGLTIIGAGLFDMVDGRVARQTNQVSVFGAFFDSVLDRYSDVALFFGLLVYYARGNRFFYVVLVAFCMTASLMVSYTRARAEALIGSCKVGFMERPERIVLVILGALFNHWGVMAPALWTLALFSTITVIHRIRYTYNETERRKLQRA, from the coding sequence ATGACCTGGACAAGCGCATTCGGAAAAGGCAGCGGCTGGCTGCTGCAGAAGATCGTGAACGCGCTGGCGCTCTCGCGCATCTCGCCCAACACCCTCACTTTCATCGGCCTTCTGATCAACATCGTCGCGGCCATCTTCTTCGGCTACGCCCGCGCCCAGAACAAAGACCGCATGTTCCTCTACGCCGGCCTCACCATCATCGGTGCCGGCCTCTTCGATATGGTCGACGGACGCGTTGCCCGCCAGACCAACCAGGTCTCGGTCTTCGGAGCGTTCTTCGACTCCGTCCTCGACCGCTACTCCGACGTCGCCCTCTTCTTCGGCCTGCTCGTCTACTACGCTCGCGGCAATCGCTTCTTCTACGTCGTCCTGGTCGCCTTCTGCATGACCGCAAGCCTCATGGTCAGCTACACCCGCGCTCGCGCCGAAGCCCTCATCGGCTCCTGCAAAGTCGGTTTCATGGAGCGTCCCGAGCGCATCGTCCTCGTCATCCTCGGTGCCCTGTTCAACCACTGGGGCGTCATGGCTCCCGCCCTCTGGACGCTGGCCCTCTTCTCGACGATCACCGTCATCCACCGCATCCGCTACACCTACAACGAGACCGAACGCCGCAAACTCCAGCGCGCCTAG
- a CDS encoding SgcJ/EcaC family oxidoreductase translates to MNLRTALALPILALSLCGAYGQTLTLAPADETAIRAVLDRQIESWNHHDMKAYVADMTPDVEWVNVVGMWWRGRDEVYQAHEKYHQTIFKTRNLSPWKQVAIRPITPDVAVVTAFGDAEGFTGNGGRVFPPSTSALTFVFVHRDGRWLITEAHNTTVDPLAAAGNPIKH, encoded by the coding sequence ATGAATCTCCGTACAGCCCTCGCACTCCCAATCCTGGCGCTGTCGTTATGCGGCGCTTACGGCCAGACCCTCACCCTCGCCCCCGCCGACGAGACCGCTATCCGCGCCGTCCTCGACCGCCAGATCGAATCCTGGAACCATCACGACATGAAGGCCTACGTCGCCGACATGACCCCCGACGTCGAATGGGTCAACGTCGTCGGCATGTGGTGGCGCGGACGCGACGAGGTCTATCAGGCCCACGAAAAATATCATCAGACCATCTTCAAGACCCGCAACCTCTCCCCCTGGAAGCAGGTCGCCATCCGCCCCATCACCCCCGACGTCGCGGTCGTCACCGCCTTCGGCGACGCTGAAGGCTTCACCGGCAACGGCGGACGCGTCTTCCCACCCTCCACCAGCGCCCTGACCTTCGTCTTCGTCCATCGCGACGGTCGCTGGCTCATCACCGAGGCCCACAACACCACCGTTGATCCTCTCGCGGCAGCCGGAAATCCCATCAAGCACTGA